In Poecile atricapillus isolate bPoeAtr1 chromosome 1, bPoeAtr1.hap1, whole genome shotgun sequence, the sequence GCTATTGTTTTACATGCTGGGTTGGtggtttgtattttaaagatTCTAACACTTGAAACACAATATCCCTGATTGAAAATGTCCTCTTGCCTTATTTTTGCTTGTCTAACAACTCAGGTTAGTGTGGaagctttgcacagaaaatCAGTCACTACTTATTTCTGCTTAGAAATTTGGGCATTTGTTGGTTTGTCAAGTGAAAGGACCAGAGAGCAAATCAGTAATAGACAGGAGTACAAATCGTAAACATCTGCCTCTTCTTTTTGTATTCCACTAAACAAGACTgctcttcccttttctccttaGAAAATGAGGGATGTACTCACAAAAATCCCTGTGTCCTGCTCCCTTCCAGCAGAAAGGATCAGACATGTCACCTTTTTAAAACActatttctgttcctgtttgtttcaGGCTCTAAGCATTGCATCAACACCTTTTAAAGCAAAGACATCACCACTTTCATCTCGGAGAACAAAATCACAGCACACTGGATCTCTTGTACAGATGATTCAAACAGCTGCATCATTTGGAGAGCTGTCAGAAGCACTCAGAAAAGCTATTCTCTGGTGCAAAAACAACAAATTCAAATCAGCAGCTTATTTTCTGCGTAACAAGTTATTGAAAAGCAACCGGCTGCACCATGTGGAGGCTCAAGGATGCAGGTAGTTTTGCATGAGTGTGGGATTTCTGAGTCTAACACTTTATATTTCAATATTATGTATTATGCTATAGTATAGTGAAATAAAGTGGTCTGTGCCATGCTTTTAAAACTCAGGATCACTAGTTCAGGTTACTCTGTGCTCTGACCATGAGCATTCTGTTTAGCTTCAGTGACTTGTGATTTAAAAAGGACTTAAAGGGCTAAAAAATGTACAATACTTGGGAGGGAAGATGAAGACGCAGCTTAAATCATCTGCATGTTTTATGGTAACAACTGCATGAGGGAAAGGTTGTCTTCATTCAGACTGTCTTGGCTACTATTGTACAAGGTGCTGTTCTGTTTCCTTGGTATTATAAGGAAAATTATAGGAGATGGGTAATAATGAAATCTCTCCAAACTCCAAATGAAGTAACTCTTTAGTAGCTGATAAAGTTCTGTTTCGTACACTTTGCTCCCCTTAAGCCTGAAGAAGAAGCTGCGCTGTGTCAAAACGTCTGTCCGTAAATATCTCCTGTACGGGTCACAACACACGCGCTGGCCAAGGCAGCACCTCAGGGCACGGCTCTGCCGAAGGAGGATCAGATCATCTGCACTCTTGAAGACAGCTCTAAAGACTGGTGGGCAAAAGCCTCCTGAGCATTTCGGGGTCTGTGAGAACAGTGCATCACTCATCCTCCCAGCTTACCTGGATGGGTCTCTGAATCAGGAAGAACATTCCAGCATTGATACAGGACATGTCAGAATAAGCACGACAGGGACCTctaagcagctgctgctggaaggaagCCCTGGCCCTGTGTGGAAAGACCTTGCTGAGAACACAGATATTGATTCTATTTTTGCAACAATAGGTGTCTGACCCTGGACTTGAAGGAGGAAAGAGGTCAAGtcattctatttttttgttttgttttgtttttaagtaaaCCCTTCTGAACCCTAATGGTGTCTCAGTGACTGACATCCTGAATTCTGTTAAGAAAGTAACAACCATTTTATTATGTTTTtgtaaaacagctttttttttaatggctcatttttaaatttttaagggTGTTCCAAATAATCAAAGTGTTAAGATGTTCGAAGTGTGAAAGTGTTCAAGGGTGTTCCAAATAAGAATAGTCTCTGTCCTTTTACCTACCCTTGTCCAGAAATAGTGACTTTGTTACCCTTACTCAGTGTCCCCTCTCTATGGCCTGACCACACGTTAAATACTGCTGTTAAATCCACAGTGCATATAGTTCCCATCCATGGCAGAAAGGCTGCAGCTGATCACTCACTGCTGCTTTGGACAGAAGACTTACCAAGACCTTTCCAAAGGTTCATTAAACCTTTCCTTCTGTGCTGCTTCTAGAGGGGACAGCCCTGATGTCCAGTCCTGTTGCTGTTTCAGCATTTGTTATGCTTGTCCTGAAGTGAGGAGTTAACTGAACCTACTTCCCCTGAGCTGTTCCAGAAGTAGGGAGAAGCACATCTGTGGCCTGCAACAATAACCCTGTACTACCCACCTTCTGTGAATTAATGTACATTTAGTTATGAAACGTGGGCACAAATTTATGTTTTATTCAAAAAGCATATACAGAGCAAAGAGCACAACTTTGATACTAGTTTGGGCCTAAGGTCTTTATACAGATAACCAAGATCCATTTTCAGGGTTTTCTGTCACAAGAATACCCAGTCACAACTGAAACAATTTTAGAGAGTCATGAACTATCAGACCTTGAGCCATCTGATTCAACATAGGCCTACTTCAAACAGACTCCTGCTATCGCAGGAATTTTTAGAgctctttttttcatttcatcaaATGGTATAAAAATACCTAAGTATACCACATACGATCAGGTAACATTTCAGCTGCTTGAATACTTCTCAGCAAAGGCTGGGAGTGAGGGCAAACATCCCAGCAGTGATCTCCATCCTGAAAAACCCTTCCAAACTACATGCACAATCTTCCTTCTTACTGGGCAGCAGGTGCCCAAATAATGCCCCAGTGCAGCTTGTGTACAGAATCAAGACCCATAGTTTGCTTCATCAAAAGCCTTTCTGGCTCGTTTCAGTTCTTCATTCATAGTTAGGAGGTCTTTAACTCTGGCAAACTTCCGGGGGTCCTTGCGTATTAGAAAGACAATGTCCTCAACCTGTACCCGACCCTGCCGCCCGATGGACATGGCCTTGTGTGTCtgttagaggggaaaaaaatagtcaGCAGCATTCCTTTGACATGGTTTTAAACTCTCAATTCCACTTTATTTCCTGTCATTCTATAATAATAAAGCAAGCACTTGCAGGTTCTGGGCACCATCATCCTAGTCACATGAGAGCTTCCCAGTAAACCATGGACTTactctgctgtccccagctgtctgTCACACCGCAAACATAATCACTATATATGCATCACATAATGGTATCAAAACTAAGGCCAGATTACACATAGGACACCTAGCCTGCAGAATGGCTGAAGTTTAGGCACAACTTGGAAGCAATACGAGGTAACCATATCAGAGGACAGTGTAGGGTATTTTGATAAGGATAGGAAATATCAGCCTTTCAAAAGAAAGGGGAATGTTTGGATACTTAGAAAGGGTGTCCAGATCTGGAAGAGAAATGGCCTCAGGCCCAAGAATGCATTTCTTTTGTAGGACAGAACTAAGTTCCCATCCATGTACAGACAGTGGGCAAACACAAAAAGTTGACAGACTTTCAAATCTGAGCCTTCTGTCAGCTGTACATACAGTTATGCTGCAGTGAACCCCAAAGGTGGGTATTTCCCCTCCTACAATAGTTAACTATACTTAAAGACTTCAGCATTCTAAATCCACATGGAGCAAGATGCATAAATTTTGCTTTGAtcttggaaaaacaaaatccaagtTTATCCTACTAATGCCATGAGTTGGGGCCTGGGATAATGCAGTGTTTGAGTCAGAGATATTTAGCTTCAGAAAGCTAAAGTTCTGGTGAGGATGTTTTGACCATGCCATCTAGAGCTGACTTACCATTTCAGTGATAAATTCTATTACCAGGTCCTCAAGAATGTCCACTGATTCTGTGTAAGGGTTCTGGTCGTCCCCAAATCCATACATCATGCACCTTACTGCACAAAGAAACACTCAGCATGAGGCTTCTTTCATCCAGTCAGTGCTGCACACATCTAGTTAGAGCCCACCAGCCTGCACATTCCTGCACCAGGACGGCACTCGTCTGTCAGGCACGACAACTCTTGAGGAAACATAAAGGAAATAAACAGAAGCCAACAAAAGGCCTGTAGGGATAGCTGTACATACAGAAAAGCGTGTCTGAGGACAGGCTCTCTGAATATTCATTCAGGCTGCAAAGCACTGCATAGTGACAGTGCAGCTGACTTTGGGCACAGCTAGGTTCAGAGGATGCACTAGCAATATTTTTGAGGGGGTCTACATGGCAGATTTCTGCAATTGCAGCCAAGGAACATTACGAAAGCCGCTGTTTTGCTAAGGAGAAGTGAGTTTTGGGACCCTACGGCTGTCAGCTCGGGGGTTCAGCTGAGTGGCCCGGCCCGACTCACGCTCTTTGGAGAAcagcctcttcctcctgccctgcccgccGTCCAGGCTCCCGCCGGCGTCCTCCGCATCCTCCTCGAACTACACGGGCACAGCGAGGGGAGGCCGCGGTCAGCGCCCGTCTGGCCCCGGCCCCTTCACGCCGCGCCCCGGCCCGCGGCCAGGCTGTGGATTCCCGGGAAGGGCGGCCGGGCTGTGGATGCCCGGGAAGGAAGGGCAGCCCCTCCGGCACTCACCGGCGCGTCCTCCTCCTCATCCGCCATGGCTGCCCGGCGGCCCGGAACAGCTTgcgcggcccggccccgccccgcggccccgccgagcTGCGCCGGGCGGGAGGGGCCGTGCTGCGGGGCCTGCCCGGGCCCAgggcagcgcggggccgccGTGGGCAGCCTCTGGAGACCCTCCCCAATCCTGGATGTGACAGTCGCTATTGGATGGTCAGATCGGGATAGCGTGCTTTGAACGTGAGCTCGGGCGGTGCCTGTTAACCCCTCTGCTCGAAAGAGGGTCAGCCACGAGGTCAGAAAGGGTGTCGGTGATGTCTTTTCACCCTTTCAAAGGGTGTCGGTTTGCTCGGTTGGCAGgggcttttccttcccttcagcAAGGCATACTTGCCCatgttcacagaatcactgaatgtAAAGGAGTTGGAATAGTGgcccttaaagatcatctaatcccaacaccctgccatggacacggacacctcccactagaccaggttgcccaAAGTAAGTTCCCCTTTTGGTTTGTacccattctcccttgtcctatcactgcaGTTCCTGATGAGGCCCTCTCTGGCTGCTCTTTAGCCCCCTTTCACATACTGGAAGGTTGTTAAGAGGTTTCCACCTTCTGGACggccccagctctctcagcttgtCTTTGCAGTGAAGGTGCTCCAATCCTCTTATTTCATACAGTTGCTGTCAGCCCCTTTCCTCCAGCCCTACCCTTGCATATGCCCACTGCTCCCCCCAGCTTGGTGCCCTAGGTTTGATAGTAACGCACCTCCTCCAGATTACACATAAAGATGTTAAACTGGACACATTCCAGAATGGATCCTTGCTGAGTTCCACTTGTCACTGCCATGCAACTGGAGTATGACCCACTGGCTTCTATGCTCTGAGCTCAATTATTCCACCAGTTTTTACTGACATACTAGTGCACCTGCCCAGACTGCAATGTTCTCATTTTGGACACAGTTGCAAAAATACTGCCTGTGTAGTGTCAGGGTTATGGCGACAGACCAGACCAAACACAAGACacaacaaaggaagaaaatggatAAAGTACTGCTAAAAGGCCAGGGAAGATGCACAAGGTGAAATCTTTTCCATGGAAGCTAACACTGAAcataatttctgtaaataacAGCTGTAGAAGAGGTAAAGCTTTACCAGGTAATGACAGGAGCCTTAAGTGAAGCTTATGCACTGCAAACAACTAAAGACATTTTAAtgtaaaactgaatttaaaactgaaatgagCTCTACTGTATCAGTATGCTGCCAAGCCCACTCACCACCCATCAACTGGGGGGGGGCAAAGAAAAGGGAGACATTTTGTGTCCCTGGCCTGAGAaagtgcagctctgcagtgcagaACACCTGCAACTCAGCCGGTTCCTTAAGAACATGGCAAAAACAAAGTTCATTAGTGTGTCAAGACACCTGCTTACCCAAAGCTTGTTTGCACAAAGGCGTTTAAATATAAGTTTTACTGTTTAGGGAGAGGACTTgattttatttagttttgtCACAGGGGCAGTGTCACACTCAAGAATCAAACTGCAGTGTTCTCTCCTGCAAACGGCTGAGCAAAATGCAATAGTTATTCCCATATTTGAAACACTTCTGAACAGAACCAAGATGTGTCCAGAGGTAAAGCTGGAGATGGTACCTAATGTAGATGAGTACCTTCTCTTCTGGAGAAGATGGTACCTAATGTTCCATGCACACACATCCAGTTTGTTTATACAAATGGATTAACTGGATGTGTTTAATGTATTTAAGTGGTTAATAAAAGACTTTCCAGCACTGTAAGGGGTAGTAATGTAATGTAAGGGGTTTTCATCTGAAGTGGGACTAAAAGCAGAACTGCACCTTTTTACATATTCAGGGTTATTTTCAGAGGCTCTTCAGTCAAGGCTGAGGCCCTGAAACCTATAGCCTTGATGAGACTGATGTTTTTAGAAGATCCTGGTTTTAAGATACTACGAAAAGACCCTTCATAAAGTGTTCACTTTCACCTGTTACATCTGTATAGCTACTACTGCATTTCTAGGATCATGCATCCCTTGGGCTCATTTGCTCTGCAGCATTTTGGGATtagatataaaatattaacagaatTACAAGTTTGATCACTAAGATGCAGAAACTAGAGAGCCACATTTACTGCAGTTCTCACATTCTCCTCTTCTTACATGTATGCTGAAAACAGATCTTGTCTCATGTCTAGCGTGTTACAAGAAATTGCATAGTGAGAGAAAGTGGTATTTCTAGTCCTTTTGCACTGTTGGAGTGGTTTAGAAAAGAACTTTCCTTTCTTGAGGTTTAAACACCTAATGCAAGTAAGTTTGACAACTGCACAACCACATTTGGCCACATTAAGACATGACAAAAATTGAGTGCCAGGGTTTGACATGAGCACTTCATAGCTTCAGACTAAGTTCCCCTGCATGAGTGCTGCTATTGATGGCTGTCCTTTTGTCCAGTTCTGCCTTGTAACTGGACAGTTTCAGTTTCTAGGTGCTTCTAGACAGacacagctgctgtgggatgCAGTTCCCCTAGAGTACAGGACACATCAGCGTTGTGCTTCAGCTGCCAGGATGGAGCCAACACAGATCATGGATGGTGTGCCTCAGATCTGGCAATTCATCCAACTGGAGCTGCAGAAATTCATGCTGGATCTCAAAACAGAAAGTGGATGCAGCACTGACTTATGACAGTGTGCAAGACAGAGCTCCTCTAGATGTCAGTCTTTTATTCCGCTCTGTTTCAAGCCAACACTCATGGAAAAGCAGTTCCTATTAAAGATGTGTTCTTTCCTTCATCCCTGTGGAACGGGGCAGCTCAACGTCTGCAAGAAAGGCGTGCTATCCTGCTGCACCTACTGAACACAGGATACAGAAGAGttacaaaaggaaaatagaCAAGACATCAAACACCTTCACAGACAACAGGTAGGCTGCTTCCACTCTGCATGGCCTTAGAGCAGGTAGGTTGCACAGGAGGTAGTTTTTGGCCCCTGCTatcctaaccctaacctaacccagCTGAGAGAAGTAAACCTCTGTGTATCATTCAGTTCAACTGGGCAATACAGTTTGCTTAATGTTAGAGCTATAGTTCTTCTTTCTTAGATTAAATGCCTCTTTATATTACTAGACTATCTCCAGTATCCTAAATATGGCAGAGGTTAGGCATGGAGTAGTCGATTTTTGAGGAAATGCTGTATTAAAACTTCCCTTCTCTATGGAGGTTCCGTACATTTTTCTCCTTAGCACAATCATGTGGGTTTTATGAAACAGTTTTATAGTAACTTGGATTAATTCACACTGCAAACTTCCTGAACTGATGAActtaataaagcaaaaatttagCTTTATAAATACTAATTTATTCAAAACTACCAGACAGTAACTTGTGTTATTTACAACAAAAATCCCAGACCTCTGGTTTTGGTACCTTTTCTTGCTGATGAGCCAAGCAGATCACCAGGTCTTTTCAGCTGGCTTCTATACTGGGCAGGTTTCCAGTAACATGGGCTACAAAACACCTGAGCAAGTGAACCCCTGAGAACTCCACAGAACTGTGGAAACAGAGGCATAGATGTTCAGTGCCAGATATTGCTGTGTCTTGGAGGAATAAAGGCAAACAGCCACTGGCTATGTTCAATTACACATCCCGCAGTACACCTTGGGAAGAGCCTGCACTTTGGCTATGTAACCCAACAATTACAGCTGTCACTGTTACCAGAACTCCAAACAAAATATCAAAGCCTGCTACCACGCAGCACAAGGACTGCTGCCCCACTCTGAGAAAGGCCAAAGGAAGAAGCACCTTTGGATATAAACTTCACTCACTtgaagaggggagaaggaaagggaCATTTCCCCATCAGCAGCCCACCCTTTATTCTTGGGGCACAGAGAGGTGCTGCCTCTAGAGCAGACAGACTTGTTTTAGGTATCTTGCCCTACTGAACTCATCACCAgaaaggaaacagcagcagtggaGACGAGCTTTACCTGACCAGGAACAGCTGAGGAAAGCATCCCTGAGTGCTCTCCTTTACAAACTCCTGGATCTCCAGTACATTCTTTAACAATACTCCTCTGGAAGCTCGGTCAATTTTTGTTAACACCATCTGCATGTGGAAAGGGAggattaaaagaagaaagattaTTTTGCTGTTAACCTGGCACATCTGTAAGAGTCCTAGACCATCTTACaaagcagtctgaaagctctggtCATATGCAGGGGGAAAAACAGTCTAGCACAGTTCACCAAAACACTTCTATGGCTTGTATAAGGAGTGGGCCTTTTCAAGCTGCTCAAGCTgagcattgaaaaaaaaataaatctatttttaaaccaCACAAAAACCCCTTAAATCCCACTTGTCTCCCTCAACACACTACAAACCTATTTTATAAACAATAAAGGGTGTAGGGTTACTGTTTAGGTAGGTCAACTTGCATAAGCTCTGGTGGAGGGTACACACCTTTCTAGATTACCTGTACCTTATAACCAACCCAAGAATGGAGCATTGCCTACCACATAAGGAATCCCAAATTCTTCCAGCATCTCTACTGCAATGTGATCTGTTTTCTGGAGTCCAACTACACCATCAACTAATAGGAAAGTCCTCTTCAAGCTGCCAGAAATACAAGCAACAGTAATTGTCACCATTATTTCATACCTGCTCTGCTACTTCCAAATTCATAAGCAAAACCAAGTAACATGGGATCTGGGGATAGGATGAGCCAAGAGGAGCCATGCATGGAAACGGAGGGTCAGCATGGAGCAGTACCTCAATCTTTCCTGCTGTTTTGATATGTCTGAGCATGAATGGGTGACACTGTAGAAGCTTCCAGGGAAATGATGTCAGAATTAACGGATGGAAGCAGCTACCCCTCTACATTTTCTCCCCTCATTGCATGACACTTTATAGGGGTGTCTGTCTggctctccctgtgctgtgagGTACAGGTAGATCCCTTACTTGTGCCGTTCCTGCAGATAGGCCTCCACCATCTCAACAAAGTCCTGCGGGGCGCGATAGCCGTATCCTGGCATATCCACCAGAGTAAAGTACTTCCCTACTTTGAAGAAATTCATCTTCTTGGTGTGGCCCTGAAGAGAGAATTTAGACAAGATGAAGTAGAGGAGTGGTTTTGAAAAAAGCTGCTTTAAGCAATGTACTAGGAGATCCTCTGCAAAATACCTCTACCAGACCCCTGCTCCCACAGAATGCTTTAAACTGCCCAGTCTCCTACTTGTGTAGCAATCCTACATGGCTGTATCCATAAAACAGACTAAAAGTACTTTAATGGGTCTCTGAGCTTGGTTCTTCTCAAAAGGCTTTACAGCACACCTGCTCAGGTTGTGCAGCTCCTTTGTCTGCCTAAAGAGCTAGGCTGGGCTCCTTCTGTCTCTTCCTGGGCTAGAGCAAGGCCAGTGCCAGCCATGAGGAGGGCCACCAGCACTGGCACTTTTTGTCATTTCAGGCTAGTCAAGAGCTTTTCAGCCCTACCCTCTGGACTGATACCAGCTTATGACCCTGTCATGGTTTAAAAGGCAGACACAAAGGGAGGGAAGCTAAAAACGTCACTCACGGGAGTTTTTGACACTCTAACTTCCACTTCTGGAGCCAGTGAAAACAAGGCCCGGATTAAAGATGATTTCCCCACATTGCTTCGGCCGATGAAGCACACCTGCAgggggagaggcagagagggCACATCTACACCTACTCACCTCTCGCTGCCGCCAAGCCTGGTCATTTCCCAGCCCGTGCTGCCAGTGGTGTCCTGTGCCACGGGCATGTCAGGCTGCCTAGCTGCACAACGGGGAGCAACAACAAATAAGCGATTTTTGACAAAGCAGCAGGAAGTGCCCCGCATATGGCTCGGCGCTCTGACACAGCTGCACAACCACCCCTTTACCCGcgcagctcagcccagcccgggCTGGCCCGGCCGAGGGGGCAGCGCTCGCCTGACCTCGGGcagggcgggcggcggggcatGGTCCATGCGCACGGCGGAGCTCACGTAGTCGATGGGGTGCCCACGGTCGGACCTGAAGAGCGCCTCGGCGCGCTGCAGGGCGGCCAGCCCGGGCTGGAAGAGGCGGAACCGCGCCGTGTCGGTGCCGGGCGCCAGGTGCCGCTCCAGCTTCTGCAGCGGGAACACGATGGCGCTGCGGCGGCTCCGCTCCAGTCgcagcacctgggacagggcgGCCAGCGCCGGCGAGGCCCGGCCCGCAGCACCGCCCGCCCGCGGCAGCAGCATCCCGGCGGCTGCAGGCGGCACCCGGCCGGCCCCGGAAGGCGGCGGGCGGGACAGCGGGGCGGGACAGCGGGGCGTGCCCGGCTGCCCCCACGCAGGCCGGGGTTCTCAGGGCCCGCTATGGCGTCTGCGCCCGCAGGCCGCATGGAGCGCCGTGAGCTGCGGGCGCTGTCCGGGCCCGGctcttcacagaatcacagaatgggctgagttggaagggacacacaaggatcatcaaatccagctcctgaccctgcacagcaccatcacCAAATCAAACCATatgcctgagagtgttgtcctAACCTTGCCAGGCTTGGTGCTGCGACCACttccctgttccagtgcccagccaccctctgggtgctgttcctaatatccaacctaaacctccccgacacagcttcaggccgttccctcgggtcctgtcactgatcaGTACCTGTGCCTCCTCTcaccctcacaaggaagttccagactgcaatgaggtctgTCCTcactctcctccaggctgaacagaccaagtgacctcagctcctcctcacatggcttcccctcaaggcccttctCCATCCTCATTATCCTACTTTGAACGGTCTTTAATAGCTTTATATCCTTCTTATGTTGTGACCAAACTATACACAATATTCAAGGTGAGGCCGAcaatcccctcccctgcccagctgtgatgctgtgcctgatgcccccaggacagggttggccctcctggctccagggcactgctggctcagatTCAACTTCCCAcagaccaggacccccaggtccctttccatggcactgctttccagcatctcattccccagtctgtccataCATCCAGGGCTGCCCAATCCAAGGTACAGAATCTGGTACTTTCCCTTGTTCAATTTCAtatggttggtgattgcccagtcCTTTTATTTATCAcggtctctctgcagggcctctgCTCCCAATTCTGTATCATCTCTTCAGTTCTGTCTTAAGTATGTTCTTAGGCCAAGCCCAGTCAcactctggagctgctgagggctCCTTGCCCTGTTTGGCCAGGGAGTGGGGCAAAGCAGCCCTGTCCCATAGCACCATCCACctcctggctgcagccaccAGCTTTCCAAGTGGTCATATgataagtaaaaaaattaagtaatttcagaaaaaagaaaaaatccatttcTTCAAGGAGAACTATGTAGAGGTCAGCTctattttgaataaaataaaccaATCACAAAACTGTTGGGACCTGTGTTCACGCTATAGTAAGAAGACCCCTGAAGTTTTGCTACTTAGTTGGTATGTACCAGAGTTCTGTTTTCCTATCAAAAAAACACATAACACTTTTTACATTGTTCTCCTTCATGACTACAATTCACAGGGCtgtaaaaccacagaaataaatgtatGTTCTTGAAAAATTTCAACTTCAAAGTACTGCAGTTTTAACACCATCAAATGAAAGTAAACATCAGTTTCTTTATATAAGTAATACATGTAAATATCCTTATGTTCAACCTTGTATCAGGCCAGCCTGGACATCCTGTGGAGCACTGCCTTTCCTTTGAGACAAGACCCCTTTTTCTTCCCTAGTCTCAGCCCTCTGTTTAAAGCCCTGTAAGTCTGGATGGTTTAATTACTACAGTGAATAGATTAAAGGCCTGGAAGAACTGTTAGAAAATAACAGAGGCTATATCCCACTTTCTTTGTATTAATCTCAGTTACAAAGCTATAGGCAGAGAACTTTGATCCCTTAAGAAAAGGGCAGGCAACAACATACATATTTCTCAGAGATAGCTTTGAATATTTTGTAGTATGACAAACGTCTATTGAAACCCATAAGGTGCTTCTCAAATTTATGATCGGTGAAAGTGGTTAACAGTGAGAGGAAAATGGTGTAAACCTAGGGAAAAACCCCTGTATTTTACCTCAGTCCTGTAAATTAAGCCCTCTTAAAACCTGCTTTGTTTCACAGCAAGACAGAGCTCAAATGTGCATAGCTCAGGACAGACCACAATAACTGGATGCTACATGCATACTTAGCACTCTTCTGAGGGCTTCCAAAGAAATCTATAGATGACTTTTGTCTCCAAATCAGTTTGGAACCTACAGGGCAGGCCTCTCTCCTGTCACTGCCTATGGCACAAATACttataaatgcagaaaaaaaaaaggcaaaacctttCCAAAATTACTTCAGGAACACTGCTAAtcttttgggggggggggggggggcattAAAGCAGCAACCTAATTTAATTGAAATCTGTGGTGAATCTATTAACAGAAAAAACACACCGGCCAGAGAGAGAGGCATGTTCCTAACCACACCAGCAGGCAGATATCCACATTTCTATGCCAAATTGTGACACATGAAGCAGAACAAGTGCTTTTAGCTACTTTTGCCTGAGTCTCACACAGAtcacagctgcaggcagcagactTGCCTGCTTCAAATTACCCTGCAGTTGTTACCCCTGCCAGGCACACGTTCTGTAGCACATTACACCCGGAACAGCCAGCCAGACACAGgagggaaggcagcagagaaaCCAGTCGGCCCATTTAACACCACATCTGCAGGTGTGATGATGGGAACAGAAGTGCCCAGTTCACAGGCCAGGGTCCTGCCACTAATTAAGTCTCTCTTTTTAATGTGACTACATAGGTGGCAGGAACAAATTAAGGTGGTATAGGAACTTTTGAATACTTCTAATTATAGCAGGGGGTGGGATAAACAAGAGCATCCAGTAAAGCCACATCTAAAACCTGGAGACTGGAACTGTACATTTTAGTggaaggtggttttttttcttctctgggcCAAACTGCAGTCTAGGTTCTTTGGGGGCAGACCATATGAAGATGGAAAATGGCATGTTACTGTGGATAGAGCTGGTAAATTACCAACAT encodes:
- the TAF13 gene encoding transcription initiation factor TFIID subunit 13; the encoded protein is MADEEEDAPFEEDAEDAGGSLDGGQGRRKRLFSKELRCMMYGFGDDQNPYTESVDILEDLVIEFITEMTHKAMSIGRQGRVQVEDIVFLIRKDPRKFARVKDLLTMNEELKRARKAFDEANYGS
- the GTPBP8 gene encoding GTP-binding protein 8, whose product is MLLPRAGGAAGRASPALAALSQVLRLERSRRSAIVFPLQKLERHLAPGTDTARFRLFQPGLAALQRAEALFRSDRGHPIDYVSSAVRMDHAPPPALPEVCFIGRSNVGKSSLIRALFSLAPEVEVRVSKTPGHTKKMNFFKVGKYFTLVDMPGYGYRAPQDFVEMVEAYLQERHNLKRTFLLVDGVVGLQKTDHIAVEMLEEFGIPYVMVLTKIDRASRGVLLKNVLEIQEFVKESTQGCFPQLFLVSSVEFSGVHLLRCFVAHVTGNLPSIEAS